A part of Vulpes vulpes isolate BD-2025 chromosome 15, VulVul3, whole genome shotgun sequence genomic DNA contains:
- the LOC112909481 gene encoding uncharacterized protein: MCYYGNYYGGLGYGYGGLGCGYGYGCDGYGYACYRPCCFGRYWYSGFY, encoded by the coding sequence ATGTGCTATTATGGCAACTATTACGGCGGCCTGGGCTACGGCTATGGTGGCCTAGGTTGTGGCTATGGCTATGGCTGTGATGGCTATGGTTATGCCTGCTACCGTCCATGCTGCTTTGGAAGATACTGGTATTCTGGCTTCTACTGA